Genomic window (Arcobacter aquimarinus):
TTCATTACTAGAGTTGTTGTTTCCAAAACTTAAAACAAAACTTTCACTCATTGGTGCATAACAAAGTCCAGCTTTTGAACATCCTTGAAAATCAATACTTATTTCATAACTATTTGATTCTACTTTTGATTTTAATAATTCAAAAGGAATTGTTAAATCTAAGTTATTTAACTGAACAATAAATCCATCATAATCTACAGGAGCAGGAATATTTATCTCTTCCGTGATTTCAATTTTTTGAGGTTTCAAAATAAATATTTTGATTTTATCATCATATAAATATATATCTTTTCCTAACTCTAATTTGATGTTTAAATCTTTTTCATTTTGAGTAAACGTTGTTTTAAATGCTTCATCTGGCTCTAAAACAGTAGGATTTAGCTCTAAAGAAAATGAATAAACAAAAACTAATAAAAATAGTAATATTTTTTTCATCTAATCTCTTTTATTTAAAATTATCTTTTGAAGTTTGAAGTAACTCTTCTTTTGTTAAAATTCCAACATACTCTTTTATTTGCTTTCCATCTTTGAAATACAGAAGTGTTGGTAATTTTGAAACACCATATTTTTTAGCCAAGGCTAACTCTTCATCAATATTAACTTTAAAAATTTCAACATTTTCAGGTTTTATTACATCAAAATCCTCTAAATTATTTGCCAAAACTTTACAAGGGGGACACCAAGAAGCATAAAAATCAACAATTACATTTTTACCTTTTATTTTCGATTCAAAATTGTCTATAGTTAATTCTTCATAACCAAATAAAGAGATAAAACTAACTAAAAACACTAAGACTATTTTCTTCATTACTTACCTTATTTTTTTTAATTTATTTTATTATATTTAATCTTTGTAAAGAGTTTGTTTATACAAAAGTTATAATCTTTTATTTATTTTATTTTATAAGATTTTATTATATATTTTATGATAATATTTTTCTTTTATAAAAGGATTTTAATGAATAATTTAGTTGATTTACAACCCAAAACTGTTGAAAAAATGATTGAAGATAATATTGTAATGATTGATGTTAGACGTGCTGATGAATGGAAAAGAACGGGAGTTATTAAAAATGCTCATTTAATGACTTTTTTTGACGAATATGGAAATCATAATGTGGAAAATTGGATGAAAAAATTTCAAGAGTTAGTTCCTTCAAAAGAACAAACTTTTGTTTTAATTTGTGCCCATGCAAATAGAACAAGAACTATTGGAAATTTTTTAATAGAACAAGGTTATAAAAATACAGCTCATTTATTTGGGGGTATGGCATTATGGCAACAAGAATTAAGAGAAACAGAAAAATATTAATTTTTCTGTTTGTTATTATATGATAAATCTTTTTCACTCACATCAACTATAAAATTACCTTCCAAAATATTTCTTCCTAACAAGAAATCATAGCTAAGATTACTTCTATTACTTAGTGAAATTTCAGTAGTATATGTTTTTTGAAAAATTATAATTTGAGTTTTTATGAAAAATCTTTTTTGAATACCATTTGCACTTTTTACATCTTTTGTTTTTGATATTTTTTCTATTAAATAAGTTTTATTTGATAATTCACATTTTACAAAATCATTATCAATTTTTTTAATATTCATACAATGTAAAGAGGAACTATTTGCACCTGTGTCAATTCTAGTTGAAACATCATAAAGATTTAAAAGAGGTAAATCAAGTCTATCAACTGCCCCTAAAATCTCTTTTGAATAAAGATTTAAAGTAATTAAAAAAATAAAAAGTATTTTCATTTACTCTATGATTTCTTCATTATTTAACTCATAAAATTCACTTTGTCCTATTATATTTTCATTAAAATATTCTAGTTTTGTTTCAGCACTTTGTAAATCTTTTAGTTTTGCAATATGAAAAATAGCATCACCTTCTTGAACCAATGGAATTTCAGATTTACCAATAATAACACCATCAAAAGTAGCTCTTATTTCAAAACTATCATCACCTAAAGGCTCATCAATATAAGCAATAATTTCATCTTTTTTTACAATATCACCTAAAGCTCTTATAGTTCGCAACATTCCACTTTCATTTGATCTTATCCATATACTATTTCTTGTAATTATTGGAGTTTTAATATTCTTTTTATTTGTTAAATGAGGCAACATTTCCATTTCTCTTAAAACATTTATAATACCTTTTACTCCAATTCGAATAGAAACTTCATCAAATCGTAAAGCCTCTCCTGCTTCATATAATAAAATAGGAATTCCACTATCTTGAGCAACTGAACGTAAAGAGCCATCACGTAATTCTGAGTGTAAAACAACTGGTGCTTGGAAAGATTTTGCTAATTTAAAAGTATATTCATTATCTATATTTGTTCTTACTTGTGGAAGATTTGATTTATGAATTGAAGCTGTATGTAAGTCAATTCCTAAATTACAACGAGAAACAATTTCATCAAAAAATATTTTTGCAACTCTGCTTGCTAAAGAGCCTTTGATACTTCCAGGGAAACTTCTATTTAAATCTCTTCTATCAGGTAGATATCTTGAAAGACTCATTATTCCATAAACATTTACAATGGGAACTAAGATAAGAGTTCCTCTTAGTTTATTTAAGATATTTAATTTTCTAAGCCTTCTAATTATTTCAATCCCATTTAATTCATCCCCATGAATAGCAGCACTTACAAAGACTGTCGGTCCATCTTTTTTACCTCTAATTACCCTAATTGGAAGTTTTGTTGGAGTATTATATAACTTTGGTAGCTCTAAGTTTATAGTAACTCTTGTCCCTCTTAAAATCTCTGTATCTGCTATTATTAGTTTTGAATTATTGGACATTTAACCTTTAAGCTCCTATGTTATCTTTTTTTATCTTTCTCTTTTGAGGATTGATTGCACAAGTTGGTTTTACACTTTTTTCAATAAACTCCATAATCTTTGCAGCAATATTTATTCCTGTTGATTTTTCAATTCCTTCTAAACCTGGGCTTGAATTTACTTCCATTACAAGTGGACCTCTTCTTGATGGAATCATATCAACTCCACAAACTCCAAGTCCCATAGCACGAGCAGCAGCAATTGCTGTTGCTTTTTCTTTTCTATTTAGTTTATAAGCAACTGCACTTCCGCCTTGGTGTAAGTTTGATCTAAAATCACCTTCTGCACCTTGTCTCTTCATAGCTCCTACAACTTCACCATTTACAACTAAAGCTCTAATATCAGCACCACCTGCTTCTTCTATATATTCTTGAACAAGTAAATTTACATCCATTCCATAAAAAGCATCTAAAACTGATTTAGCTGCTTTTTCACTATCAACCAAAACAACTCCAACACCTTGAGTTCCTTCTAAAATCTTTAAGACTAAAGGAGCTCCACCACTTAAAGCTATTACATCTTTTGCATTTGATTTATTTGAAGCAAAAACTGTTCTTGGCATATCTACATCATTTCTAGATAATACTTGTAAACTTCTAAGTTTATCTCTACTTCTAGTAAGTGCTAAATTTCCTGTTGTACTAAAAACATCTAGCATTTCAAAATGTCGTACCATAGCAGCACCATAAAATGTTCTACTTGCACCAATTCTTGGAATTATAGCATCAGGGGTTGGCAATACTTTTCCTTGATAATTTATAAGCAATTCACCTTTCATAATTTCAATAGTACATTTTAAATAATCTATAACCTTAACTTCCCAACCTTTTGCTTCTGCTTCCTCAACTAATCTTTTAGTTGAATATAAATCTTTATTTCTTGACAGTACATAAACTCTCATATTATCCTCAAATATTATTATATTGTTTTTGTAAGATATTCTTTTGAAACATCAACTAAAAATCGATTGGTTAAAAATTTTCTTCCAATTAACATTGGATATTTCATATCAGATCTATCTGTTAAAGAAACATCTGTTTTATATTTTTTCCCAAAAAAAGATATTGTAACTTGAATTGAAGCTCTTTGTTGAACAATACCATTTGAACTTTTTACTTTTTTTAATTTGTAAAGTGGCATTTTAATTTTCTTGCCATGATAAGCAGGATGTACTTCATCTAATAATGTAAAATGTACAAATTTTTCATCATCAATAAATATATCATCGCAGTGTAAAGAATTAGAATCAGCACCTGTATCTATCTTAGCATCCAAACCG
Coding sequences:
- a CDS encoding ATP-dependent zinc protease family protein is translated as MSQKKIIGRREVVDILDLELYGLDAKIDTGADSNSLHCDDIFIDDEKFVHFTLLDEVHPAYHGKKIKMPLYKLKKVKSSNGIVQQRASIQVTISFFGKKYKTDVSLTDRSDMKYPMLIGRKFLTNRFLVDVSKEYLTKTI
- a CDS encoding rhodanese-like domain-containing protein, with the protein product MNNLVDLQPKTVEKMIEDNIVMIDVRRADEWKRTGVIKNAHLMTFFDEYGNHNVENWMKKFQELVPSKEQTFVLICAHANRTRTIGNFLIEQGYKNTAHLFGGMALWQQELRETEKY
- the trxA gene encoding thioredoxin, with translation MKKIVLVFLVSFISLFGYEELTIDNFESKIKGKNVIVDFYASWCPPCKVLANNLEDFDVIKPENVEIFKVNIDEELALAKKYGVSKLPTLLYFKDGKQIKEYVGILTKEELLQTSKDNFK
- a CDS encoding ATP-dependent zinc protease family protein — encoded protein: MKILFIFLITLNLYSKEILGAVDRLDLPLLNLYDVSTRIDTGANSSSLHCMNIKKIDNDFVKCELSNKTYLIEKISKTKDVKSANGIQKRFFIKTQIIIFQKTYTTEISLSNRSNLSYDFLLGRNILEGNFIVDVSEKDLSYNNKQKN
- a CDS encoding succinylglutamate desuccinylase/aspartoacylase family protein; its protein translation is MSNNSKLIIADTEILRGTRVTINLELPKLYNTPTKLPIRVIRGKKDGPTVFVSAAIHGDELNGIEIIRRLRKLNILNKLRGTLILVPIVNVYGIMSLSRYLPDRRDLNRSFPGSIKGSLASRVAKIFFDEIVSRCNLGIDLHTASIHKSNLPQVRTNIDNEYTFKLAKSFQAPVVLHSELRDGSLRSVAQDSGIPILLYEAGEALRFDEVSIRIGVKGIINVLREMEMLPHLTNKKNIKTPIITRNSIWIRSNESGMLRTIRALGDIVKKDEIIAYIDEPLGDDSFEIRATFDGVIIGKSEIPLVQEGDAIFHIAKLKDLQSAETKLEYFNENIIGQSEFYELNNEEIIE
- the rimK gene encoding 30S ribosomal protein S6--L-glutamate ligase; amino-acid sequence: MRVYVLSRNKDLYSTKRLVEEAEAKGWEVKVIDYLKCTIEIMKGELLINYQGKVLPTPDAIIPRIGASRTFYGAAMVRHFEMLDVFSTTGNLALTRSRDKLRSLQVLSRNDVDMPRTVFASNKSNAKDVIALSGGAPLVLKILEGTQGVGVVLVDSEKAAKSVLDAFYGMDVNLLVQEYIEEAGGADIRALVVNGEVVGAMKRQGAEGDFRSNLHQGGSAVAYKLNRKEKATAIAAARAMGLGVCGVDMIPSRRGPLVMEVNSSPGLEGIEKSTGINIAAKIMEFIEKSVKPTCAINPQKRKIKKDNIGA